A stretch of Gemmatimonas aurantiaca T-27 DNA encodes these proteins:
- a CDS encoding C40 family peptidase, whose translation MNTSSQPATDRRTVRAAIAPLLGEPRISTALTSQLLAGEVVEVIDGRGDWVQVRGIDGYEGWTHVGYLTPSQGGEADWRWSLGCVVREAQGVVHALPLGARLAPSTDVLEGLAIPADARAPHFLMNGAAIAASAAALFSGASYLWGGVTPWGVDCSGLMQRIALLHGVTLPRDAWQQALATDAVTEDAAAAHAPSDLLFFSDRDDRRVTHVGMALGDGRMVHSALTRGGVTIERLDADDPYVARLRTQCTGVHRLRIP comes from the coding sequence ATGAACACATCGAGCCAACCTGCAACCGATCGGCGCACCGTGCGTGCGGCCATTGCCCCGCTGCTTGGCGAGCCACGCATTTCCACGGCGCTGACATCGCAGTTGTTGGCCGGCGAGGTCGTGGAGGTGATCGATGGGCGCGGCGATTGGGTGCAGGTGCGCGGTATCGATGGCTACGAAGGATGGACACATGTCGGCTATCTCACGCCCAGCCAGGGCGGTGAAGCGGACTGGCGGTGGTCACTCGGATGTGTGGTTCGCGAGGCTCAAGGGGTGGTGCATGCGTTGCCACTGGGCGCACGTCTCGCGCCGTCCACCGATGTGCTGGAGGGGTTGGCGATACCGGCCGATGCCCGTGCGCCACATTTCCTGATGAATGGTGCGGCCATTGCTGCCAGCGCCGCTGCCTTGTTCAGTGGAGCCAGCTACCTGTGGGGTGGCGTGACGCCTTGGGGCGTGGACTGCTCGGGGCTGATGCAACGCATTGCCCTGTTGCACGGTGTCACGTTGCCGCGCGATGCGTGGCAACAGGCCCTGGCCACGGATGCCGTGACCGAGGATGCCGCTGCAGCCCATGCCCCGTCAGATCTGTTGTTCTTCTCGGATCGTGACGACCGGCGCGTCACCCATGTGGGGATGGCCTTGGGTGACGGTCGTATGGTGCACAGTGCCCTGACACGGGGCGGTGTAACCATCGAACGCCTCGACGCGGACGATCCATATGTGGCGCGGCTCCGTACGCAGTGCACGGGTGTGCATCGCCTTCGTATCCCCTGA
- a CDS encoding GAF domain-containing protein: MHSSAAAARSTTLSTTEVLVAIDGAESTDARLQVAADALHGQFGFDRVIISLRDASLNPISGGVAGGPESATGISLPQTPLPGAVWRRRLPHLDRFRVGDLYFLDGSDGWVSREFFGSEPTADRQDAQWLATDLIVGVLRGARQEILGFVKLAGARDGQRPDAARLREIETVVRHLSARVAFDALQALAEQRHERLQLLQEAGTSLTRSLDEQEIMRELARQAQRAVRCDGVVVLVPDLHNDILTTSLRIVRGAERPRGVMRLGEGLVAEVARTGRPVRVGDRDADRAREKAGLVPPLSLHDVIGESDAATSVVAVPMRVGIRLIGVLAVHSTNADLYTAEDEEVLATMASQAATALANARRYAESERERRTTEALADVARAVGESLRLGEVLRLILRHSVSLLGVEGACIALRTGDYLHIVAAAGTADVLSGVHLPISSSLLGRCVQGNELVVLNEMSNETPITRTVQQLARIQRVVMAPLGTGRGTIGAITVMNRERPFDQDDAKVLQRLADQVAVAIDNARLFEEVEKATREWKLAFDSTASGIVVLEESLTVSRCNSRAAELCGTTIPGLLGRRFRDVLLSSTDGPEATTIDASIARAMRDGAAVRETIRDHARGRLLSVLISAHPSGGCVITFDDVTDTARLAEQHRNVLETVSDAIVITDLNGQVTFANPAAKTLFQRRDLSAVPASDMIAPDWLATVTANEVAVRQGERVRYECEVLRADGSRRVVQVSSTPLVELGVIRGTVACLRDITEQRADALAREHSEVLYSRLVDSASDAIFTVDLEGRFTSVNQCLLDEAGLRRDQVIGTHFSTMVDAVDHPQAMQAMRATLSGQRLRLHIRCLSFTGPRMTMVTSAPIHASGQVVGALAIVRDVTNDEIQREAQLQQARLAAVGQSLGRVANELNNPLASLLAVAELHVTSTQLVEDDRRAMQQMVEEARRASRIVNQLLDTTGEAPQIGGRRSALDLTTVLRRALDLFSHSFKAQHIGVSTMLEADLPAVHGDPLQLQQVVSNLLTNAEQALSENSGDRVLELEARADGETVLLTVRDNGPGILPQHLRRVVEPMFTTRSARGQRGLGLTIAHAIVRDHGGQLDIVSRFGEGVTAVVRLPVAGAPALADRRLTPRSSEAVSAITEALATPRMSHSTPITMPPPAPLAPAIATETGVSYTILLLEDEATLRSAISRFLRTLGYEVDVAEDGRTALDALHARSYDLILLDLRMQGITGEDVYETMIDAYPDQAARVVFMTGDMHSDHAARFVRQTGRPVLAKPFTLTELDARLRQILGDAP, translated from the coding sequence ATGCACTCCTCCGCTGCCGCTGCCCGGTCGACGACGCTGTCGACTACCGAGGTCCTCGTCGCCATCGATGGCGCCGAGAGCACCGACGCACGGCTTCAGGTGGCGGCCGATGCTTTGCACGGGCAGTTCGGCTTCGATCGTGTCATCATCTCGCTGCGCGACGCATCACTGAATCCGATCAGCGGCGGCGTGGCGGGCGGTCCCGAAAGTGCTACGGGGATCTCACTGCCGCAGACTCCGTTGCCTGGCGCTGTCTGGCGACGCCGATTGCCGCACCTCGATCGATTTCGGGTGGGTGATCTGTATTTCCTCGATGGCAGCGATGGCTGGGTGTCCCGCGAGTTTTTTGGTTCGGAGCCCACAGCAGATCGTCAGGACGCCCAATGGTTGGCCACTGATCTGATCGTCGGGGTGCTGCGGGGGGCGCGGCAGGAGATTCTGGGGTTCGTCAAGCTGGCCGGTGCGCGGGATGGTCAGCGGCCGGATGCGGCACGCCTGCGTGAGATCGAAACGGTGGTGCGCCACCTGTCGGCGCGCGTGGCCTTCGATGCGCTACAGGCCCTCGCCGAGCAACGTCACGAGCGTTTGCAACTGCTGCAGGAGGCGGGCACGTCGCTCACGCGATCGCTCGACGAGCAGGAGATCATGCGCGAGCTGGCGCGCCAGGCACAACGTGCCGTGCGGTGCGATGGTGTGGTGGTACTGGTGCCCGATCTCCACAACGACATCCTCACCACGAGCCTGCGTATCGTGCGCGGTGCCGAACGTCCACGCGGTGTGATGCGGTTGGGAGAGGGACTGGTGGCCGAAGTGGCGCGCACCGGCCGACCGGTTCGGGTGGGTGATCGAGACGCGGATCGGGCACGTGAGAAAGCCGGTCTGGTGCCCCCGCTGTCGCTGCACGATGTCATCGGCGAATCGGATGCGGCCACGTCGGTGGTAGCGGTGCCGATGCGTGTGGGGATCCGGCTGATCGGTGTGTTGGCGGTGCATTCCACCAATGCCGATCTGTACACCGCGGAAGACGAAGAAGTCCTGGCCACGATGGCGTCGCAGGCCGCTACGGCATTGGCGAATGCGCGACGGTATGCGGAGAGTGAACGTGAGCGGCGCACCACGGAAGCGCTGGCCGACGTGGCCCGTGCGGTTGGTGAATCGCTGCGACTGGGTGAGGTGTTGCGTCTCATCCTCCGGCACTCGGTGTCGTTGCTTGGTGTGGAAGGGGCCTGCATCGCGCTGCGCACCGGTGACTACCTGCACATCGTCGCGGCAGCCGGCACCGCGGATGTGCTCAGTGGGGTGCACCTGCCGATCAGCTCGAGTTTGTTGGGCCGCTGCGTGCAGGGCAACGAGCTCGTCGTGCTCAATGAAATGAGCAACGAGACCCCGATTACGCGCACGGTGCAGCAATTGGCTCGCATCCAGCGCGTTGTCATGGCCCCTCTGGGCACGGGCCGGGGGACCATTGGCGCCATCACCGTCATGAACCGCGAACGGCCCTTCGACCAGGACGATGCGAAGGTCTTGCAGCGGCTTGCCGATCAGGTGGCCGTGGCGATCGACAATGCGCGGCTGTTCGAAGAGGTGGAGAAGGCCACGCGTGAGTGGAAGTTGGCGTTCGACAGCACAGCCAGTGGTATCGTGGTGCTCGAAGAATCCCTCACCGTGAGCCGTTGTAACTCGCGCGCTGCGGAGTTGTGTGGCACCACCATCCCCGGATTGCTGGGACGGCGCTTTCGTGATGTGCTGTTGTCCTCGACGGACGGGCCGGAAGCCACCACGATCGATGCATCGATCGCCCGCGCGATGCGCGATGGTGCCGCCGTGCGCGAGACGATTCGGGATCATGCGCGCGGGCGTCTGCTGTCGGTGCTCATCAGCGCCCATCCCAGCGGTGGTTGTGTCATCACATTCGACGATGTCACCGATACGGCGCGACTGGCCGAACAGCACCGCAATGTGCTCGAGACGGTGTCCGACGCCATTGTCATCACCGACCTGAATGGTCAGGTCACGTTCGCCAACCCCGCCGCCAAGACGCTGTTTCAGCGCCGGGATCTGAGCGCCGTGCCCGCGAGCGATATGATCGCACCAGATTGGCTGGCGACGGTCACCGCCAATGAGGTCGCGGTGCGTCAGGGCGAGCGGGTCCGGTACGAGTGCGAAGTGTTGCGCGCCGATGGCTCGCGGCGCGTGGTGCAGGTGAGCTCGACACCGCTGGTGGAGCTCGGTGTCATCCGTGGTACGGTGGCCTGTTTGCGGGACATCACCGAACAACGCGCCGATGCACTCGCCCGCGAGCACTCCGAAGTGCTGTACTCCCGGCTCGTGGACAGCGCGAGCGACGCGATCTTCACGGTTGATCTCGAAGGGCGTTTCACATCGGTGAATCAGTGCCTGCTCGACGAAGCCGGGCTGCGTCGAGATCAGGTGATCGGCACACATTTCAGCACGATGGTCGATGCGGTCGATCATCCGCAGGCGATGCAGGCGATGCGGGCCACTCTGAGCGGGCAGCGTCTTCGTCTGCATATTCGCTGCCTCAGCTTCACGGGGCCACGCATGACGATGGTCACCTCGGCACCGATTCACGCGTCGGGGCAGGTGGTGGGCGCGCTCGCGATTGTTCGTGATGTCACCAATGACGAGATCCAGCGCGAAGCCCAGTTGCAGCAGGCACGTCTGGCGGCCGTGGGCCAGTCGCTCGGCCGGGTGGCCAACGAGTTGAACAATCCCCTGGCCAGTCTGCTGGCAGTGGCCGAACTGCACGTCACGTCCACCCAACTGGTCGAGGACGATCGTCGCGCGATGCAGCAGATGGTGGAGGAAGCGCGCCGTGCTTCCCGCATCGTGAATCAGTTGCTCGACACCACCGGTGAAGCACCGCAGATCGGTGGACGGCGTTCGGCACTCGATCTGACCACGGTGTTGCGCCGTGCCCTCGATCTGTTCAGTCACAGCTTCAAGGCGCAGCACATCGGCGTGTCTACCATGCTCGAAGCCGATTTGCCGGCGGTGCACGGCGATCCGCTGCAACTCCAGCAGGTCGTGTCGAATCTGCTCACGAACGCGGAGCAGGCCCTGTCGGAAAACAGTGGCGACCGGGTACTGGAACTCGAAGCCCGTGCGGATGGTGAGACGGTGTTGCTCACGGTTCGGGACAACGGCCCCGGTATCCTGCCCCAGCATCTGCGTCGTGTGGTGGAGCCCATGTTCACCACCCGTTCCGCACGGGGGCAGCGAGGACTGGGCCTGACGATCGCCCATGCCATCGTGCGCGATCATGGTGGTCAGCTCGATATCGTCTCGCGATTCGGTGAAGGGGTCACGGCGGTGGTACGCCTCCCCGTGGCCGGCGCGCCCGCATTGGCCGATCGCCGTCTGACCCCTCGCAGCTCGGAGGCGGTCAGTGCGATCACGGAGGCATTGGCCACGCCGCGAATGTCGCACTCCACGCCCATCACCATGCCGCCGCCGGCCCCGCTGGCGCCGGCTATCGCGACGGAGACGGGTGTCTCATACACGATCTTGCTGCTCGAGGATGAGGCCACGTTGCGGTCGGCCATCAGTCGCTTCCTGCGCACGTTGGGATATGAGGTAGATGTCGCGGAAGACGGTCGTACAGCACTCGATGCCCTGCACGCCCGCAGCTACGACCTCATCCTGCTCGACTTGCGAATGCAGGGCATCACCGGTGAGGACGTGTACGAGACCATGATCGATGCCTATCCTGATCAGGCGGCGCGCGTGGTGTTCATGACCGGCGACATGCACAGCGATCATGCTGCGCGTTTTGTGCGTCAGACCGGACGGCCCGTGCTGGCGAAGCCCTTCACGCTGACGGAGCTCGATGCCCGCCTCCGGCAGATTCTCGGGGACGCGCCGTAG
- a CDS encoding HAD family hydrolase has translation MKVVLFDIDGTLLRTDGAGRRAMERAMQALHGAVGDTEYRYDGKTDRQIIREQMREAGIAEDAILAQMDVLIARYLENLADELRDRPDQAVLCAGVLPLLDRLRGRDDVTLGLLTGNVQQGARQKLAAVGVAFDQFVVNAFGCDHEHRPELPSIARGRAESYLGRAIAGDQLVIIGDTPADIHCGRSIGVRAIGVATGRYSVEALAEHDPAAVFVSLEDTDAVVEAMLS, from the coding sequence ATGAAGGTGGTGTTGTTCGATATCGATGGCACGTTGCTGCGTACCGACGGCGCCGGTCGCCGTGCGATGGAGCGCGCCATGCAGGCGCTGCACGGTGCGGTTGGCGATACCGAGTACCGCTATGACGGCAAGACCGATCGACAGATCATCCGCGAACAGATGCGTGAAGCGGGCATTGCCGAGGATGCGATTCTGGCGCAGATGGATGTCCTGATCGCGCGCTACCTGGAGAACCTGGCGGACGAATTGCGTGATCGCCCCGATCAGGCGGTACTCTGCGCCGGCGTGTTGCCCTTGCTTGATCGGTTGCGCGGACGGGACGATGTGACCCTCGGCCTGCTCACAGGCAATGTGCAGCAGGGCGCTCGGCAAAAACTCGCCGCTGTCGGCGTGGCGTTCGATCAGTTTGTCGTGAACGCGTTTGGATGCGACCATGAGCATCGTCCCGAGCTTCCCTCCATTGCCCGCGGTCGCGCTGAGTCCTATCTGGGACGCGCGATTGCCGGTGATCAGTTGGTGATCATTGGCGATACACCCGCCGACATTCACTGCGGACGTTCGATCGGTGTGCGCGCGATTGGCGTGGCCACCGGACGCTATTCGGTGGAGGCGCTGGCTGAGCATGATCCTGCGGCGGTCTTCGTTTCCCTCGAGGACACGGACGCGGTGGTGGAGGCGATGCTGTCGTGA
- the lgt gene encoding prolipoprotein diacylglyceryl transferase, giving the protein MPIVHHPTTLSLGPLEITGFGLAVLAGFAIAQIICQRELWRRGQDKEAAAIPDIVMAALIGTLIGAKSYYVVLTGDPSAFFSRGGFVFWGGFMGAVALCFAFIRYKKLDFLRIADVAGIAIAAGYAVGRTGCWAVGDDYGRPWDGFLATQFPEGAPPSTAAVMSQQFGVIFPPGTSPSEVIAVHPTQLYETVMGFGMFAILWAFRKHTHKAGWLFGLYCVVAGVERFIVEFFRAKDDRFVAGLTVAQVIGLTIILIGVGLMASRRKPA; this is encoded by the coding sequence GTGCCCATCGTTCATCATCCGACCACTCTTTCGCTTGGCCCGCTGGAGATCACCGGCTTCGGTCTGGCGGTGTTGGCCGGCTTCGCCATCGCGCAGATCATTTGTCAGCGCGAGCTGTGGCGCCGAGGCCAAGACAAGGAAGCGGCGGCGATCCCCGACATCGTGATGGCCGCGCTCATCGGCACGCTCATCGGCGCCAAATCGTACTACGTGGTGCTCACGGGCGATCCATCGGCGTTTTTCAGCCGCGGTGGTTTTGTGTTTTGGGGCGGCTTCATGGGGGCCGTCGCGCTGTGCTTCGCCTTCATCCGATACAAGAAGCTCGATTTCCTGCGGATCGCCGACGTGGCCGGTATCGCGATCGCCGCCGGGTATGCCGTGGGACGTACCGGCTGCTGGGCGGTGGGCGACGACTACGGGCGCCCTTGGGACGGCTTCCTGGCCACGCAGTTTCCGGAAGGCGCTCCGCCGAGCACCGCGGCCGTCATGTCGCAACAGTTTGGCGTCATTTTCCCGCCAGGAACGAGCCCGTCAGAGGTAATTGCCGTCCACCCGACGCAGTTGTACGAGACGGTGATGGGCTTCGGCATGTTTGCGATCCTGTGGGCATTCCGGAAGCACACCCACAAAGCCGGTTGGCTCTTTGGCTTGTATTGCGTGGTGGCCGGTGTGGAGCGCTTCATCGTGGAGTTCTTCCGCGCCAAGGACGATCGGTTTGTGGCAGGATTGACGGTGGCACAGGTGATCGGCCTGACGATCATCCTGATCGGCGTCGGCCTGATGGCATCGCGCCGCAAGCCGGCCTGA
- a CDS encoding DUF6941 family protein encodes MNVSFALFADAANISQEGKLNILGIFDSVHVGQFPSLHPRGTLVLRIKASPSDQGIHQLALRWINPRGVELWTSQAELEIGPPPPNAADVDMPVIVQLDLPLDIVGDYRMTVTIDERPQTIAVLHVRGGAAPIVPPANGQLMS; translated from the coding sequence ATGAACGTCTCCTTTGCGCTCTTCGCCGACGCGGCGAACATCTCCCAGGAAGGAAAGCTCAACATCCTGGGCATTTTCGACTCGGTCCATGTGGGCCAGTTCCCCAGTCTGCATCCGCGCGGTACGCTGGTGCTGCGCATCAAGGCCTCGCCTTCCGATCAGGGCATCCACCAGTTGGCGCTCCGGTGGATCAATCCACGCGGCGTCGAGTTGTGGACATCGCAGGCAGAACTGGAGATCGGACCACCGCCACCCAATGCCGCCGATGTCGACATGCCGGTGATCGTGCAGCTCGACCTGCCATTGGATATCGTGGGCGACTATCGCATGACAGTCACCATCGATGAGCGACCGCAGACCATTGCCGTGCTGCACGTGCGTGGCGGAGCAGCGCCGATCGTACCACCAGCCAACGGTCAGTTGATGAGCTGA
- a CDS encoding DMT family transporter: MPSDPAPAAASPARHGFGATDAWLVFMAVIWGVNYSVVKAGLAYLSPLVFNGTRVVLATVVLFTLAALVRDVPWPSGRQRIQLLLIGLLGNGLYQLLFIFGLSRTRAGVAALIVAATPAWIAIISQIIGRERVTGVSLVGIGLQLLGVACVVGSTHAFDGEGGVMLGAALMAGGSVCWALFTVLLQPHTQNAHPLHLSAVTMSSGALVIVSVALPEMLRLEWSAVPLAAWGSVAYAGIGALVVAYLLYYHGVRVLGPTRTSMYSNLQPVIALGVAWLMLHEQPSGWQLLGAAFILGGLLLTRVSRKAMAPAETPEALRRA, encoded by the coding sequence ATGCCCTCTGACCCCGCTCCCGCCGCCGCGTCCCCCGCACGCCACGGCTTTGGGGCCACGGACGCCTGGTTGGTGTTCATGGCAGTGATCTGGGGGGTGAACTACAGTGTGGTGAAGGCTGGCCTGGCCTATCTGTCGCCACTGGTCTTCAACGGCACGCGTGTCGTACTCGCGACCGTGGTGCTGTTCACCCTGGCCGCCTTGGTGCGTGACGTTCCCTGGCCGTCGGGACGCCAGCGTATCCAGTTGCTGCTCATCGGATTGCTCGGCAACGGCCTCTATCAACTGTTGTTCATTTTCGGGTTGTCACGCACACGCGCTGGTGTGGCGGCATTGATCGTCGCTGCCACGCCGGCCTGGATCGCCATCATCTCGCAGATCATCGGGCGGGAACGTGTCACTGGCGTATCGCTGGTTGGCATCGGTCTGCAGTTGCTGGGCGTGGCCTGCGTGGTGGGCAGCACGCACGCTTTCGACGGCGAGGGTGGCGTGATGCTGGGCGCTGCGCTCATGGCCGGTGGCAGTGTTTGCTGGGCGTTGTTCACCGTGTTGCTGCAGCCTCATACACAGAATGCCCACCCGCTGCATCTCTCGGCCGTGACCATGTCGAGCGGAGCCCTGGTGATCGTGTCGGTGGCGCTGCCTGAGATGTTGCGTCTCGAGTGGAGTGCCGTGCCGCTGGCGGCATGGGGCTCGGTGGCGTACGCGGGAATTGGCGCGCTCGTGGTGGCCTATCTGCTGTACTACCACGGTGTGCGGGTGCTCGGGCCGACCCGTACCTCCATGTACAGCAACCTGCAGCCGGTGATCGCGTTGGGGGTGGCGTGGCTGATGCTGCATGAACAGCCCAGCGGATGGCAGTTGCTGGGGGCGGCCTTCATTCTGGGCGGTCTGTTGCTCACGCGGGTATCACGGAAGGCGATGGCTCCCGCAGAAACTCCTGAAGCATTGAGGCGCGCATGA
- a CDS encoding FeoA family protein translates to MATLSLPTLQVADTTTASSAPRVTRALNSCGAGTRVTVVDIDCAGDEACRLRALGLCEGTAVNVIDARDAMLLEVRGTRLALGAALTAGITVQLVARA, encoded by the coding sequence GTGGCCACACTGTCCCTCCCTACTTTGCAGGTCGCTGACACGACCACCGCCTCGAGCGCACCACGAGTAACGCGTGCGCTCAATTCGTGCGGAGCAGGAACCCGGGTCACGGTGGTCGACATCGATTGTGCGGGTGACGAAGCCTGTCGATTGCGGGCGTTGGGGTTGTGCGAAGGCACGGCCGTGAATGTGATCGACGCTCGTGACGCGATGCTCCTGGAAGTCCGGGGAACACGGCTGGCGCTTGGCGCCGCCCTGACGGCGGGCATCACCGTTCAGCTCGTGGCCCGCGCCTGA
- the feoB gene encoding ferrous iron transport protein B, with protein sequence MSMPSTSPSPVATDALRVAIIGNPNTGKTTLFNALTGLRQRVGNFAGVTVERVEGSLKGPDGRRILVLDLPGSYSLSAGSPDEQIALDVLQRRDTDRWRPDVVLVVVDAVHLERNLFLASQVLELGVPVVLALNQFDVAQAEGITIDIPELIHEMGVPIVPTVAKNGEGIEPLKQALLTAAVLPAPTRRFVLPETVRTALAPVEMRLIDDGFLPGAAAMEALRVLGVERTDAHLAEVAGLADAVRQATGTLQAAGFRPSRLESEVRYAWIAEVVGRTVTRTKETHASSLSDRIDRIALHRVGGPLLFLLLMAVVFQSVFTWAAPLMDGIEALIASAGSAVGTLLPEGDLRSLIVDGVFGGVGSVLVFLPQIAILFTFIGVLEHSGYMARAAFLMDRVMRSVGLHGKSFIPMLSGYACAVPGIMATRTIEDPKDRLATIMVVPLMSCSARLPVYTLLIGAFVPATALLPGLTLQGATMLGMYLLGTVAALIAAAIFKRTMLKGPVRPMILELPPYRWPSLQTLVISVYQRCQLFVQRAGTVILSLSIVLWAMATYPKTAPDPALSPEMQQEQQLEHSVLGRVGHAIEPAVRPLGYDWKIGVSIAASFAAREVFVSTMGTIYGVGSEDEAALTERLRAEKDATGRPVYSPLVAVGLMVFYVFALMCMSTSAITVREAGGGAIGWKWAGVQFVYMLGLAYGAAWVVYAGGRALGFG encoded by the coding sequence ATGAGCATGCCCAGCACGTCCCCGTCGCCAGTCGCCACTGACGCATTGCGCGTGGCGATCATCGGCAATCCGAACACCGGCAAGACGACTCTCTTCAACGCCCTCACGGGCCTGCGCCAGCGCGTCGGCAATTTTGCCGGCGTCACGGTCGAACGTGTCGAAGGCAGTCTCAAAGGCCCCGACGGTCGTCGTATTCTCGTCCTCGATTTGCCGGGGAGCTACTCGCTCTCTGCCGGCTCGCCCGACGAGCAGATCGCACTGGACGTACTGCAGCGCCGCGACACCGATCGGTGGCGTCCCGATGTCGTGCTGGTTGTGGTCGACGCCGTGCACCTCGAACGGAATCTGTTCCTCGCCAGCCAAGTGCTCGAACTGGGCGTGCCGGTGGTCCTCGCGCTCAATCAGTTCGATGTGGCGCAGGCCGAAGGCATCACCATCGATATCCCAGAGCTCATCCACGAGATGGGCGTGCCGATCGTTCCCACGGTCGCCAAAAATGGTGAAGGCATCGAGCCGCTCAAACAGGCGCTGCTGACCGCCGCGGTGTTGCCGGCGCCCACGCGTCGCTTTGTTTTGCCGGAGACCGTTCGCACGGCACTGGCGCCTGTCGAAATGCGCCTCATCGACGACGGCTTCTTGCCGGGTGCAGCGGCCATGGAAGCGCTGCGTGTGCTCGGTGTGGAACGCACCGACGCACATCTTGCAGAGGTTGCCGGCTTGGCCGATGCGGTGCGACAGGCGACCGGCACACTGCAAGCCGCTGGATTCCGGCCATCGCGGCTCGAATCTGAAGTGCGCTACGCATGGATTGCCGAAGTCGTCGGTCGCACGGTCACGCGCACCAAGGAAACCCACGCGAGCTCCCTGTCCGATCGTATCGACCGAATAGCGCTGCATCGTGTCGGTGGCCCACTGCTCTTCCTGTTGCTGATGGCTGTGGTGTTCCAGTCCGTATTCACGTGGGCGGCTCCCCTGATGGATGGCATCGAGGCGCTGATTGCCAGTGCCGGCAGCGCCGTGGGTACGCTGCTTCCCGAAGGCGACCTGCGGTCGCTCATCGTGGACGGGGTGTTTGGTGGCGTAGGCTCTGTGCTCGTGTTCCTGCCGCAAATCGCCATTCTGTTCACGTTCATCGGCGTGCTCGAGCACTCCGGTTACATGGCGCGTGCGGCGTTCCTCATGGACCGCGTCATGCGATCAGTGGGACTGCACGGCAAGAGCTTCATCCCGATGTTGTCCGGATATGCCTGCGCGGTACCAGGCATCATGGCCACCCGTACCATCGAAGACCCGAAGGACCGCCTCGCCACCATCATGGTGGTGCCGCTCATGAGTTGCTCGGCGCGCTTGCCGGTGTACACGCTGCTCATTGGTGCGTTCGTCCCGGCAACGGCACTGCTGCCCGGACTCACACTGCAGGGTGCGACCATGTTGGGCATGTACCTGCTCGGCACGGTGGCTGCGCTGATTGCTGCCGCGATCTTCAAGCGCACGATGCTGAAGGGACCGGTGCGGCCCATGATTCTCGAGCTGCCGCCGTATCGTTGGCCCAGTCTCCAGACGTTGGTCATTTCCGTGTACCAGCGCTGCCAGTTGTTTGTGCAGCGCGCCGGTACGGTGATCCTGTCGCTGTCCATCGTCCTGTGGGCGATGGCCACGTATCCGAAGACGGCGCCGGATCCGGCGCTCTCACCGGAAATGCAGCAGGAGCAGCAGCTCGAGCACTCGGTGCTCGGTCGGGTGGGTCACGCGATTGAACCCGCGGTACGCCCCTTGGGGTATGACTGGAAGATCGGCGTATCGATCGCCGCCAGCTTTGCGGCACGCGAAGTGTTCGTCTCCACGATGGGCACCATCTACGGCGTGGGCAGTGAGGACGAAGCTGCGCTCACCGAGCGACTGCGGGCAGAAAAGGATGCCACCGGTCGACCGGTGTATTCACCGCTCGTCGCCGTTGGACTGATGGTGTTTTACGTCTTCGCCCTGATGTGCATGAGCACGTCGGCGATCACGGTGCGCGAAGCAGGTGGTGGCGCGATCGGATGGAAGTGGGCCGGCGTCCAGTTTGTGTACATGCTGGGGCTGGCCTACGGCGCGGCCTGGGTGGTGTACGCAGGTGGTCGCGCCCTGGGCTTTGGTTGA
- a CDS encoding FeoB-associated Cys-rich membrane protein, with protein MSTVIVVLIVSGAVWYAGAQLWKAFAAARKPKSGCGSDCGCGH; from the coding sequence ATGTCGACGGTGATCGTGGTGCTGATCGTGTCGGGCGCCGTGTGGTATGCCGGCGCGCAGTTGTGGAAGGCGTTCGCGGCCGCCCGCAAACCCAAGAGCGGGTGCGGTAGCGACTGTGGCTGCGGGCACTGA